The following nucleotide sequence is from Leptotrichia trevisanii DSM 22070.
AATTGGGGAAAATACCCTTGAAAGACAAAATAAGGTTTTGGAATTACCTATTAAAAAGCCACTTTATTATTTCGTGCAATTTTCAAAAAGTAAGGAAAACTGTATGCTGGATAGAATTGAAGGAAGTGAGAAAAATAGGAAAAAGTTAATTGAAGATATGAAAGAAGGAAACATCAGAAAAGTGCTTGTTAAATTTGATGTGGAAGAAATTGAAAAATTTGAAAATCTTGAAGATTTAACAAAGGAATTTTTAAAGGGCTTTAAATTGCTGATGCCATTTTATTTGAAAACTAAGGGAATTTAGGAGGTAAGAATTTTGAATTTTGCAGAAGCATTTAAAATACTGGAAATAAATCCGACGAGTGATAAAAAGAAAATAAAAGTTGCTTATTCCAAGATGTTGAAAAAGTATCATCCTGAAGATTTTCCTGAGATGTTTATGAAAATTAATGAGGCTTATGAAAAAGCTTTGGGATATGCAGAAAATAATTTTTCTGAAAATTTATATGAAAATACTCATAATTTTAGAAAAACAGAAAAAATGAAAGAGAGTGATTTTTCGGATATTTTTGATTCAAAAAAATTTGAGAAAAAAGAATATAAATTTACTGAAAAATCTGAAGAAAGACAGTCAAAGGAAAAGTTTTTTGAAAAAAAAGATAATAAAAATAAATATGAAAAACTTAATATTTTTGAATACTTAAAAAATTCTATGCGAACAGAGGATAGATTTACAGAAGCATTTAAAATACTAGAAATGGAACCTACAACTGATAAAGAAAAAATAAAAAAGAAATATAAAGAACTATAAAGAACTATTAAAGAGGTATCATCGCAATAATCTTGAAAATTATGATAAAATATTTAGTAAAATTAACGAGGCTTATGGGATTGCATTGGAATTTGAGCAATCGAATTTTAATGAATATGGAGGGGATTCTATTGAGGATATATTTGATAAAATTTTTAATTCCGGCAATGATTCAAGCGATAAAAGTTTTTTTAAAAAAACACAAGATTTTTCAAATGTTTTTGATCAAAATGAAATAACAAATAAATCAATATCTGTGTGGTTAGGACGGCTTAAAAATCTTCTTTTATCTGAAAAACGTCCACTAGCAGAATATCGAGAAATTTTACGTAATTTTCATTTTAATTTTGATGTTTCGGAAAAAAATCAAATTAGAGAAATTTTACAAAAAAATGGATTACGTGGTTATGCTTGGAGAAATATAACGAGAATTGAAATGGAACTTTTGATTTATAATCTAAATAATTCTAATATGACTAATGATATTTTAGGAGAAAATTGGGTAGATACTGGTAAAAGTGAAAACACAGGCTTAGA
It contains:
- a CDS encoding J domain-containing protein — protein: MNFAEAFKILEINPTSDKKKIKVAYSKMLKKYHPEDFPEMFMKINEAYEKALGYAENNFSENLYENTHNFRKTEKMKESDFSDIFDSKKFEKKEYKFTEKSEERQSKEKFFEKKDNKNKYEKLNIFEYLKNSMRTEDRFTEAFKILEMEPTTDKEKIKKKYKEL